The Nyctibius grandis isolate bNycGra1 chromosome 3, bNycGra1.pri, whole genome shotgun sequence genome window below encodes:
- the TMEM170B gene encoding transmembrane protein 170B: MKVEAGDNSMINLSVQQVLSLWAHGTVLRNLTEMWYWVFLWALFSSLFVHGAVGVLMFVMLQRHRQGRLISVIVVSIGFLGSITGAMITSAAVAGIYRVAGKNMAPLEALVFGVGQTVLTLIISFSRILATL, translated from the exons ATGAAGGTGGAAGCGGGAGACAACTCCATGATCAACCTGTCGGTGCAGCAGGTGCTGAGCCTGTGGGCTCACGGCACCGTCCTTCGCAACCTCACCG AGATGTGGTACTGGGTTTTCCTCTGGgccctcttctcctctctctttgtcCATGGTGCTGTGGGAGTATTAATGTTTGTGATGCTGCAGAGGCATAGGCAGGGGAGGCTGATCTCTGTCATTGTGGTCAGCATTGGATTTCTGGGCTCTATAACTGGAGCAATGATAACCA GTGCTGCAGTAGCTGGAATTTACAGAGTAGCAGGAAAGAATATGGCTCCCTTAGAAGCCCTTGTCTTTGGTGTTGGACAGACAGTACTGACGTTAATTATCTCATTTTCAAGAATTCTTGCAACGCTTTGA